Proteins encoded together in one Pseudomonas asiatica window:
- a CDS encoding universal stress protein: MTRVMACIDNSQSSLAVCDYAAWASQRLSAPLTLLHVLDKEKYPASADLSGNIGLGSREHLLEELAMLDAQRAKLALEHGQHMLEKARERTVHSGAMSPDMKQRHGHLVESLSDLQDDIRLLVIGRVGEDSTRSAQSLGSQIEAIVRTIHRPTLITTSHFRKPETVMVAFDGSATGHKTLQMLASSPLCEGLPIHIVMVGTDSEDNQNALEKARTTLASSGSLVHSEIRPGEVESTLHAYQAEHGIDLLVMGAYGHSRIRQFLIGSTTTTMLRTSTVPLLLLR, from the coding sequence ATGACCCGCGTAATGGCATGCATTGATAACTCACAATCCTCATTGGCGGTCTGCGATTACGCAGCATGGGCCTCGCAACGACTCAGCGCTCCCCTGACCTTGCTTCATGTGCTGGATAAGGAGAAATATCCTGCATCCGCTGACCTCAGCGGCAATATCGGTCTCGGTAGCAGAGAACATCTGCTGGAAGAGTTGGCCATGCTGGATGCGCAGCGGGCAAAACTGGCGTTGGAGCATGGGCAGCACATGCTTGAAAAAGCTCGCGAGCGAACAGTTCACTCTGGCGCCATGTCACCTGATATGAAGCAGCGCCATGGCCATCTCGTCGAGAGCCTGAGCGATCTCCAAGACGATATTCGGTTACTGGTGATTGGAAGAGTCGGTGAGGACAGCACGCGCAGTGCCCAAAGTCTTGGCAGCCAGATTGAAGCGATAGTCCGAACTATCCACCGCCCCACCCTGATTACAACCAGCCATTTCAGGAAACCTGAAACGGTCATGGTGGCATTTGACGGCAGCGCAACAGGCCACAAGACCTTACAGATGCTTGCTTCAAGCCCGCTGTGCGAAGGCCTGCCAATTCATATCGTCATGGTTGGAACGGATTCTGAAGACAACCAGAACGCGCTGGAGAAGGCACGAACCACGCTTGCGTCTTCCGGCTCGCTGGTGCATTCCGAGATCCGCCCAGGCGAAGTAGAGTCCACACTGCATGCGTATCAGGCAGAGCACGGCATTGACCTCTTGGTCATGGGGGCGTACGGGCACTCACGCATCAGGCAGTTTCTGATAGGCAGCACGACCACGACGATGCTGCGTACATCCACTGTACCCTTATTGCTGCTTCGCTGA
- a CDS encoding SulP family inorganic anion transporter yields the protein MLQKLRQTWFSNVRADVLAGLVVALALIPEAIAFSIIAGVDPKVGLYASFCICAVIAFVGGRPGMISAATGAMALLMVTLVKEHGLQYLLAATLLCGVLQILAGYLKLGSLMRFVSRSVVTGFVNALAILIFMAQLPELTNVTWHVYAMTAAGLGIIYLFPYVPKIGKVIPSPLVCILTLTAIAIYLGLDIRTVGDMGQLPDTLPIFLWPEVPLNFETLRIIFPYSAALAVVGLLESMMTATIVDDLTDTTSNKNRECKGQGVANIAAGMLGGMAGCAMIGQSIINVKSGGRTRLSTLCAGVFLLLMVVFLGEWLSKIPMAALVAVMIMVSIGTFSWDSLRNLKEHPLSTNLVMVATVVVVVATHNLAYGVLVGVLLASLFFANKVGHYLDIKSTLEETKSHRTYRVVGQVFFSSADKFTEVFDFKEALNKVTIDLTQAHFWDITAVAALDKVVIKFRREGAEVEVLGLNEASATIVDRFGVHDKPGAIDKLMSH from the coding sequence ATGCTGCAAAAACTTAGACAAACGTGGTTTTCCAACGTCCGTGCCGACGTGCTCGCGGGGCTGGTGGTCGCACTCGCGCTGATCCCGGAAGCCATCGCCTTTTCCATCATCGCCGGGGTAGATCCCAAAGTCGGTCTCTACGCCTCCTTCTGTATCTGTGCTGTCATCGCCTTTGTCGGCGGGCGCCCCGGAATGATCTCGGCGGCGACAGGCGCCATGGCACTGCTGATGGTTACGCTGGTAAAAGAGCATGGACTCCAGTACCTGCTGGCCGCGACGCTACTATGTGGCGTACTTCAAATCCTTGCCGGCTACCTGAAGCTCGGCTCGTTGATGCGCTTTGTTTCACGCTCGGTAGTCACCGGCTTCGTAAACGCATTAGCGATTCTGATTTTTATGGCGCAATTGCCTGAGCTGACCAATGTCACCTGGCATGTCTATGCCATGACCGCTGCGGGCCTGGGAATCATCTACCTGTTCCCGTATGTACCGAAAATCGGCAAGGTGATTCCCTCTCCATTGGTGTGCATTCTGACGCTGACTGCCATCGCCATTTACCTCGGTTTGGATATCCGCACCGTCGGTGACATGGGCCAACTGCCTGATACGCTCCCGATCTTCCTCTGGCCTGAAGTTCCGCTGAATTTTGAAACCCTGCGCATCATTTTCCCGTACTCGGCTGCGTTGGCAGTAGTGGGTCTACTCGAATCAATGATGACCGCGACCATCGTCGACGACCTTACCGACACCACCAGCAACAAAAACCGCGAGTGCAAAGGCCAGGGTGTGGCCAACATCGCTGCCGGCATGCTTGGCGGCATGGCAGGTTGCGCCATGATCGGCCAGTCGATCATCAACGTGAAATCTGGTGGCCGCACCCGTCTCTCGACATTGTGTGCCGGCGTTTTCCTGCTGCTGATGGTGGTATTTCTTGGCGAGTGGCTCTCCAAAATCCCTATGGCGGCACTCGTGGCTGTGATGATCATGGTGTCCATCGGCACCTTTAGCTGGGATTCCTTGCGTAATCTGAAAGAGCATCCGCTGTCGACCAACCTCGTCATGGTGGCGACCGTCGTGGTCGTCGTGGCCACTCACAATCTGGCTTACGGCGTACTGGTAGGTGTGCTGCTGGCCTCCCTGTTCTTCGCAAACAAGGTCGGGCACTACCTGGATATCAAGAGCACTCTTGAAGAGACGAAATCGCATCGGACTTACCGCGTCGTGGGCCAGGTGTTCTTTAGCTCTGCGGACAAGTTCACTGAGGTTTTTGACTTCAAGGAGGCGCTCAACAAGGTCACCATCGATCTCACACAGGCGCATTTCTGGGATATCACCGCCGTCGCAGCGCTGGATAAGGTCGTGATCAAGTTCCGACGCGAAGGCGCTGAGGTTGAAGTGCTCGGTCTCAATGAAGCCAGCGCGACAATCGTTGACCGCTTCGGCGTGCATGACAAACCCGGTGCCATCGACAAGCTCATGAGCCACTAA
- a CDS encoding Lrp/AsnC family transcriptional regulator, producing the protein MNTADLKEAPAVTRLHPNGHGPLSEQPLSATDREIIAHLQEDGRRPFVAIARELDISERTVRNRVHQLLEQNVIQIVALTDPASLGYQAGALVGITLDLSSPVSDVAESLIGLADVDYVVTTTGRFSLFVEIICSDMARMQYVLNHEVAVLKGVKGIEVFPYYSVFYQRAQFFGRAPAAQSQGVLSKEMDDVDRKIVHELSFDGRAPLKNIANALDISESQVRGRLNALLESGLLNIMAITSPMNLENRALAWVAVTVRPGVRVKDVADRLRGFEKVSYITICAGRFDLFVEVVCESRIALFDLIDDKLRMVEGIERIESFPYIDLLYKRLGPGRS; encoded by the coding sequence ATGAATACAGCTGATCTGAAAGAAGCGCCCGCTGTAACTCGCCTCCATCCGAATGGCCATGGCCCGCTTTCAGAGCAGCCCTTGTCAGCTACCGACCGGGAGATTATTGCCCACCTCCAAGAGGATGGTCGTCGACCTTTTGTGGCCATAGCACGCGAGCTAGATATTTCTGAGCGCACCGTGCGTAACAGAGTGCACCAGCTCCTTGAGCAGAATGTTATCCAGATCGTTGCTCTGACAGACCCTGCTTCCCTGGGCTATCAAGCAGGGGCTTTGGTGGGCATTACCCTTGATCTCAGCTCCCCAGTTTCCGACGTTGCGGAATCTCTGATAGGCCTCGCTGATGTCGATTATGTCGTCACCACGACTGGTCGTTTCTCGCTCTTCGTGGAGATCATTTGCTCTGACATGGCCCGCATGCAGTACGTCCTCAATCATGAGGTCGCTGTACTGAAGGGGGTCAAAGGGATCGAGGTTTTTCCTTACTACAGCGTGTTCTACCAGAGAGCGCAGTTCTTCGGTCGCGCTCCTGCGGCTCAGTCGCAGGGAGTTTTGAGCAAGGAAATGGACGATGTGGACAGGAAGATCGTCCATGAACTGAGCTTTGATGGTCGGGCGCCATTGAAAAACATCGCAAACGCTTTAGATATTTCCGAGTCCCAGGTGCGGGGGCGTTTGAATGCTTTGCTCGAATCTGGGCTGCTCAACATTATGGCCATCACTAGCCCAATGAACTTGGAAAATCGAGCTCTTGCTTGGGTAGCGGTGACTGTACGTCCAGGTGTTCGGGTAAAGGACGTAGCTGACCGTCTGCGCGGCTTTGAGAAGGTGTCTTACATCACCATATGCGCCGGTCGATTCGACCTGTTTGTCGAGGTGGTATGCGAATCTAGGATCGCGCTTTTCGACCTGATCGATGACAAGCTTCGGATGGTTGAAGGGATCGAGCGCATTGAGAGTTTCCCATACATCGATCTGCTCTATAAGCGCTTGGGCCCTGGCCGCTCCTGA